Proteins encoded by one window of Xiphophorus couchianus chromosome 13, X_couchianus-1.0, whole genome shotgun sequence:
- the LOC114155799 gene encoding gastrula zinc finger protein XlCGF57.1-like yields the protein MDDHRRLLDFSRRPQIILHRIDSLKCNVYNQERRSTLDQEELEPVQVKQEQEEPEDHQIKVEEKEVYCSQGEEQIELKQETDTCMVVPVDEQTDHTESEPNRNQVIFQEAAEAENQNQERRKPFSCDICKKRLSFKSDFDAHMRTHTGEKLFSCGNCGKSFCQKRHLTQHMMTHTGEKPFSCVNCGKGFSQKQNLTQHMMTHTGEKPFSCVNCGKGFSHKQHLTRHMMIHTGEKPFSCVNCGKSFSQKQDLTQHMMIHTGEKSFSCVNCGKSFSRKLSLTQHMMIHTGEKSFSCVNCGKSFSRKLSLTQHMMIHTGEKPFSCVNCGKGFSQKQDLTRHMMIHTGEKSFSCVNCGKSFSRKLSLTQHMMIHTGEKPFLCVNCGKGFSQKQDLTRHMMIHTGEKPFLCVNCGKGFSQKGNLTQHMRRHTVEKQ from the exons atggatgatcatcgcagactgctggatttctcccggaggccccagataatcttacaccgaatag aTTCCCTGAAGTGTAACGTTTATAACCAGGAGAGGAGATCCActctggaccaggaggagttaGAACCTGtgcaggtgaaacaagaacaggaagagccagaagatcatcagataaaagtggaagagaaagaagtttactgcagtcagggtgaagaacagattgaattaaaacaggagactgatacctgcatggtggttcctgttgatgagcaaacagaccacactgaatcagaaccaaacaggaaccaagtcatcttccaggaagctgctgaagctgagaaccaaaatcaggaaagaagaaaacctttctcatgtgaCATCTGTAAAAAGCGTTTGTCTTTCAAATCTGATTTTGAtgctcacatgagaactcatacgg gtgaaaagctgttttcatgtgggaactgtggaaaaagtttttgtcaaaaacggcatttaactcagcacatgatgactcacactggtgaaaagccgttttcatgtgtgaactgtggaaaaggttttagtcaaaaacagaatttaactcagcacatgatgactcacactggtgaaaagccgttttcatgtgtgaactgtggaaaaggttttagtcacaaacagcatttaactcggcacatgatgattcacactggtgaaaagccgttttcatgtgtgaactgtggaaaaagttttagtcaaaaacaggatttaactcagcacatgatgattcacactggtgaaaagtcgttttcatgtgtgaactgtggaaaaagttttagtcgaaaacttagtttaactcagcacatgatgattcacactggtgaaaagtcgttttcatgtgtgaactgtggaaaaagttttagtcgaaaacttagtttaactcagcacatgatgattcacactggtgaaaagccattttcatgtgtgaattgtggaaaag gttttagtcaaaaacaggatttaactcggcacatgatgattcacactggtgaaaagtcgttttcatgtgtgaactgtggaaaaagttttagtcgaaaacttagtttaactcagcacatgatgattcacactggtgaaaagccgtttttatgtgtgaactgtggaaaaggttttagtcaaaaacaggatttaactcggcacatgatgattcacactggtgaaaagccgtttttatgtgtgaactgtggaaaaggttttagtcaaaaaggtaatttaactcagcacatgaggCGTCACACAGTTGAAAAGCAGTAG
- the LOC114155796 gene encoding zinc finger protein OZF-like translates to MDDHRRLLDFSRRPQIILHRIDCLQCNVYYQERRSTLDQEELEPLQVKQEQEEPENHQIKVEEKEVYCSQGEEQIELKQETDTCMVVPVDEQTDHTESEPNRNQVIFQEAAEAENQNQERRKPFSCVICKKRLTFKSVFDIHMRTHTGQNPFSCVNCGKSFRQKQHLTRHMMIHTGEKPFSCVNCGKSFSQKHNLTKHMTIHTGEKPFSCVNCGKSFSQKQHLTRHMMIHTGEKPFSCVNCGKSFCQKRLLTQHMTIHTGEKPFSCVNCGKSFSQKQHLTRHMMIHTGEKPFSCVNCGKSFCQKRLLTQHMTIHTGEKPFSCVTCGKSFSQKPTLTQHMMIHTGEKPFSCVTCGKSFIRKQDLIQHMMIHTGEKPFSCGNCGKSFCQKQSLIRHMMIHTGEKPFSCVTCLKSFSHKHSLTQHMTRHTVEKL, encoded by the exons atggatgatcatcgcagactgctggatttctcccggaggccccagataatcttacaccgaatag ATTGCCTGCAGTGTAACGTTTATTACCAGGAGAGGAGATCCActctggaccaggaggagttagaacctctgcaggtgaaacaagaacaggaagagcctgaaaatcatcagataaaagtggaagagaaagaagtttactgcagtcagggtgaagaacagattgaattaaaacaggagactgatacctgcatggtggttcctgttgatgagcaaacagaccacactgaatcagaaccaaacaggaaccaagtcatcttccaggaagctgctgaagctgagaaccaaaatcaggaaagaagaaaacctttctcatgtgtcaTCTGTAAAAAGCGTTTgactttcaaatctgtttttgatattcacatgagaactcatacgGGTCAAAacccgttttcatgtgtgaactgtggaaaaagttttcgtcaaaaacagcatttaactcggcatatgatgattcacactggtgaaaaaccgttttcatgtgtgaactgtggaaaaagttttagtcaaaaacataatttaactaagcacatgacgattcacactggtgaaaagccgttttcatgtgtgaactgtggaaaaagttttagtcaaaaacagcatttaactcggcatatgatgattcacactggtgaaaagccgttttcatgtgtgaactgtggaaaaagtttttgtcaaaaacggcttttaactcagcacatgacgattcacactggtgaaaagccgttttcatgtgtgaactgtggaaaaagttttagtcaaaaacagcaCTTAACTCGGcatatgatgattcacactggtgaaaagccgttttcatgtgtgaactgtggaaaaagtttttgtcaaaaacggcttttaactcagcacatgacgattcacactggtgaaaagccgttttcatgtgtgacctgtggaaaaagttttagtcaaaaaccgactttaactcagcac atgatgattcacactggtgaaaagccgttttcatgtgtgacctgtggaaaaagttttattcgaaaacaggatttaattcagcacatgatgattcacactggtgaaaagccgttttcatgtggaaattgtggaaaaagtttttgtcaaaaacaaagtttaattcggcacatgatgattcacactggtgaaaagccgttttcatgtgtgacctgtttaaaaagttttagtcataaacatagtttaactcagcacatgacgCGTCACACAGTTGAAAAGCTGTAG
- the LOC114155818 gene encoding gastrula zinc finger protein XlCGF8.2DB-like, with protein MRTHTGEMPFSCVTCGKSFLRKQDLSKHMMIHTGEKSFSCVTCGKSFRHKYALTQHIRIHTGEKPFSCVTCGKSFIRKQDLTQHMMIYTGEKSFSCVNCGKSFSQKQNLTKHMMIHTGEKPFSCVNCGKSFSHKQHLTPHMMIHTGEKPFSCVTCGKSFIRKQDLTQHMMIHTGEKPFSCVTCGKPFRHKSVLTRHMMIHTGEKPFSCVTCLKSFSNKHNLTQHMTRHTVEKL; from the exons ATGAGAACTCATACGG gtgaaatgccgttttcatgtgtgacctgtggaaaaagttttcttcgaaaacaggatttaagtaagcacatgatgattcatactggtgaaaagtcattttcatgcgtgacctgtggaaaaagttttaggcataaatatgctttaactcagcacattaggattcacactggtgaaaagccattttcatgtgtgacctgtggaaaaagttttattcgaaaacaggatttaactcagcacatgatgatttaCACTGGTGAAAAgtctttttcatgtgtgaactgtggaaaaagttttagtcaaaaacagaatttaactaagcatatgatgattcacactggtgaaaagccgttttcatgtgtgaactgtggaaaaagttttagtcacaaacagcatttaactccgcacatgatgattcacactggtgaaaagccgttttcatgtgtgacctgtggaaaaagttttattcgaaagcaggatttaactcagcacatgatgattcacactggtgaaaagccgttttcatgtgtgacctgtggaaaacctTTTAGGCATAAATCGgttttaactcggcacatgatgattcacactggtgaaaagccgttttcatgcgtgacctgtttaaaaagttttagtaataaacataatttaactcagcacatgacgCGTCACACAGTTGAAAAGCTGTAG